Proteins co-encoded in one Chroicocephalus ridibundus chromosome 6, bChrRid1.1, whole genome shotgun sequence genomic window:
- the ADO gene encoding 2-aminoethanethiol dioxygenase: MPRDNMASLIQRVARQARITFRSPAGPAFGENLHRLQQLLDEVRAEDLHLAPRGPSAAAAAGGGLPWSGVVPPVSYMHICETESFSMGVFLLRSGACIPLHDHPGMNGMLKVLYGTLRIACMDTLPPAATAAAPPPAAAGGPCHRALFRSRQHYTPASPPCLLSPHTDNLHQIDAVDGPAAFLDILAPPYDPQHGRDCHYYRLLEGPAAGAEPAGLPREVWLMETPQAADFWCGGEPYPGPRVCL; the protein is encoded by the coding sequence ATGCCCCGGGACAACATGGCCTCCCTGATCCAGCGGGTGGCGCGGCAGGCGCGGATCACCTTCCGCAGCCCGGCGGGGCCGGCCTTCGGGGAGAACCTGCAccggctgcagcagctgctggacgAGGTGCGCGCCGAGGacttgcacttggcgccgcggggGCCgtcggcagcggcggcggcgggcgggggtcTGCCGTGGTCCGGCGTGGTGCCTCCCGTCAGCTACATGCACATCTGCGAGACGGAGAGCTTCAGCATGGGGGTGTTCCTGCTGCGGAGCGGCGCCTGCATCCCGCTGCACGACCACCCGGGCATGAACGGCATGCTGAAGGTGCTCTACGGCACGCTGCGCATCGCCTGCATGGAcacgctgccccccgccgccaccgccgccgccccgccgcccgccgccgccggcgggcccTGCCACCGCGCCCTGTTCCGCTCCCGCCAGCACTACACGCCGGCCTCCCCGCCTTGCCTCCTCTCGCCGCACACCGACAACCTCCACCAGATCGACGCCGTGGACGGGCCCGCCGCTTTCCTCGACATCCTGGCGCCGCCCTACGACCCCCAGCACGGCCGGGACTGTCACTACTACCGCCTGCTGGAGGGGCCGGCGGCCGGCGCCGAGCCcgccgggctgccgcgggaggtCTGGCTGATGGAGACCCCGCAGG